From the genome of Candidatus Nitrosocosmicus oleophilus, one region includes:
- a CDS encoding GNAT family N-acetyltransferase — MQLALRRVNGYIIRRCAYEDLNSVISINLKTLPEHYTEYFFESLLREIPEAFIIAEINNVVVGYIMCKLEFGFSNFRKLGFVKKGHVVSIALLQEHRGKSIGEALMMEGINGVSTRKGDEIYLEVRTSNGPAISLYQKLGFQIKSVLKSYYRDGEDANLMALEIA, encoded by the coding sequence TTGCAACTAGCATTAAGGAGAGTTAACGGCTATATAATCCGAAGATGTGCTTATGAAGATTTAAATTCGGTAATCAGCATTAATTTAAAGACTCTTCCGGAACACTATACCGAGTATTTTTTCGAGTCTCTTTTACGCGAAATTCCAGAAGCATTTATCATTGCTGAAATTAATAATGTGGTGGTAGGCTATATAATGTGCAAATTAGAATTTGGTTTCTCGAATTTTAGGAAACTCGGGTTCGTGAAAAAGGGCCATGTCGTATCAATAGCATTGTTGCAAGAGCACAGAGGAAAAAGTATAGGTGAGGCATTGATGATGGAAGGAATTAACGGGGTATCAACAAGAAAGGGTGACGAAATATATCTAGAAGTTCGTACTAGTAACGGTCCTGCAATCTCATTATACCAAAAACTTGGATTTCAAATCAAATCCGTATTGAAATCTTATTATAGAGATGGGGAAGATGCCAACTTGATGGCTTTGGAAATAGCGTAA
- a CDS encoding winged helix-turn-helix domain-containing protein has protein sequence MLIKGRERGKTKYRDKCQIFYLIVKSCIGKYQTKNKLSYYSSYKRLNEYLADLIRLNMLLFDEKKQRFIATPKGNDFVRKYDNIIEYIPSFKTDYEI, from the coding sequence TTGCTGATAAAGGGGAGAGAAAGGGGTAAAACAAAGTATCGGGACAAGTGTCAAATCTTTTACTTAATTGTAAAGAGTTGTATAGGCAAGTATCAAACCAAAAATAAGCTTAGTTACTACAGTTCATATAAAAGATTGAATGAATATTTGGCAGACTTGATACGTTTGAATATGCTACTCTTTGACGAAAAAAAGCAAAGATTCATAGCGACTCCCAAGGGAAATGATTTTGTACGAAAATATGATAATATTATAGAGTACATCCCATCTTTCAAAACAGATTATGAGATCTAG
- a CDS encoding TetR/AcrR family transcriptional regulator, with amino-acid sequence MCAKVTLQHKVEIQDRIIAAALVSFSKKGYDKTRMDDIALESKVGKGTIYIYFKSKEDLFYALCEKNLIELRKQLFSLFVTSNKNDELNNQKLISDTKGYYNNFSHFENSYIIFLEILSKSTRDEKLKSAMYSQHKKVTEIMKGYILSYLKGDEKAIIPDDRDIDCIVMSLIAVYNGLMINRLLGVEEEANKKTWVDIVSRILGTTMTTMTTMTTPKVE; translated from the coding sequence ATGTGTGCAAAGGTTACTTTACAACACAAGGTAGAAATTCAAGATCGTATAATCGCTGCTGCACTAGTATCTTTTTCTAAAAAAGGATACGATAAAACAAGAATGGATGATATAGCGCTAGAGTCTAAGGTGGGCAAGGGTACAATCTACATCTATTTTAAAAGCAAAGAGGATCTTTTCTATGCATTATGTGAAAAGAACTTGATTGAACTAAGAAAACAGCTATTTTCATTATTTGTTACCAGCAATAAAAACGATGAATTAAATAATCAAAAACTGATTTCCGATACGAAGGGATACTACAATAACTTTAGTCATTTCGAAAATAGTTACATAATTTTTCTAGAAATTCTGTCAAAATCGACCCGAGATGAAAAATTAAAATCAGCAATGTATTCTCAACACAAGAAGGTGACCGAGATTATGAAAGGATATATCCTAAGTTACCTCAAAGGTGACGAGAAAGCAATTATTCCGGATGATCGTGACATTGATTGCATTGTTATGAGTTTAATTGCAGTTTACAACGGACTAATGATAAACAGACTACTTGGAGTAGAAGAGGAAGCAAACAAAAAGACATGGGTTGACATCGTTAGCAGAATTCTTGGGACCACCATGACTACCATGACTACCATGACTACCCCGAAGGTAGAATAG
- a CDS encoding TMEM175 family protein codes for MKGFLSVERLEGLSDSVLLVALTILAYNLIPPTLINGQADPTEVDSFFDNLFGMVSSFFVIFVFWILYMKILDHLTVPDDVVILTSLLFFILILVTPVFTLAQVQYESTSSVIFLSILMIITDFILVFIWKYIHKKPLSVDRGQREVKSIHNIFLVIPTLYTLSILLAFYNIKLSIIFPVVMIPALLLMNILFRKNDSGYG; via the coding sequence TTGAAGGGATTCCTATCTGTAGAAAGATTAGAAGGCCTGAGTGATTCTGTTCTTTTGGTCGCTTTAACGATACTAGCGTATAATCTTATCCCTCCTACCTTAATAAATGGTCAGGCCGATCCAACGGAAGTTGACAGTTTCTTTGATAATCTTTTTGGTATGGTGTCAAGTTTTTTTGTAATTTTTGTATTCTGGATACTATATATGAAGATACTTGATCATCTCACTGTACCAGATGACGTTGTAATACTTACATCCTTATTATTCTTTATACTTATACTAGTAACACCCGTATTTACACTGGCACAGGTACAGTATGAAAGTACTTCATCAGTAATTTTTCTTTCTATACTAATGATTATTACTGACTTTATCTTAGTTTTCATATGGAAATATATACACAAGAAACCATTGAGCGTTGACCGTGGACAAAGAGAAGTAAAAAGCATTCATAATATATTTCTTGTAATACCCACTCTATACACTCTTTCCATCCTATTGGCATTTTATAATATCAAACTTTCGATAATATTTCCTGTTGTGATGATTCCAGCCTTATTATTAATGAACATTCTCTTTCGGAAGAATGATAGCGGATATGGTTAA
- a CDS encoding patatin-like phospholipase family protein — protein MSFPNSDYMGKFQNNQRALVLQGGGSLGAYEAGAYQALYEKVTKTDIEKGEKGRPFLDIVAGTSIGAINAAIIVSYVTENKTWEGSSERLNEFWEYLSKESPLDHIPGFTAWWDYLHDHIHPGFASGEAARRYYSSKQFAITGVPTVFSPLFPLLDTKYFDPQNIWYRFDSEPLKRSLERFAKFPIATSYDEKSSLPQPRLILVSVDVAEGAAVTFDSYETEDGSRKSEYGKYITHNGKEVGHEHVIRYNDGITSDHVIASASVPINYSYTRLEVESYDGHTAKYEKNLRYFWDGGIMSNTPLTQLVILHRLYWLKVKGLRDTVPKLGIGIVNVHPVEQETIPWDHDGVINRSNDITYSDRTSREQQALLLVSDYVDLARELIKIAKDAGAKDDVINNLLNKNSMNHGMTIKPRKYSDMLVGQFEIDKVVRINRKNDENTISNKIYDFSLRTITHLKESGYKNTMDLSDVDFG, from the coding sequence ATGTCCTTCCCAAATTCAGATTATATGGGAAAATTTCAGAATAACCAAAGAGCATTGGTCTTACAGGGTGGAGGCTCTCTTGGCGCCTATGAAGCAGGTGCCTACCAAGCACTATATGAAAAGGTTACCAAAACAGATATAGAAAAAGGAGAAAAAGGTAGACCATTTTTAGATATTGTCGCTGGAACCTCGATAGGTGCGATTAATGCTGCAATAATTGTAAGTTATGTAACAGAGAATAAGACATGGGAGGGATCTTCAGAAAGACTAAATGAGTTCTGGGAGTATTTGTCAAAGGAATCTCCATTAGACCACATTCCGGGTTTTACGGCTTGGTGGGATTACTTGCATGACCACATTCACCCGGGTTTTGCCTCCGGTGAAGCCGCAAGAAGATATTATTCATCAAAACAATTCGCGATTACAGGTGTACCCACAGTCTTCTCACCTTTATTCCCACTACTTGATACTAAATATTTTGATCCTCAAAATATATGGTATCGCTTTGACAGTGAGCCATTAAAGAGAAGTTTAGAGAGATTTGCAAAATTTCCTATCGCAACAAGTTACGATGAGAAATCATCATTGCCCCAACCAAGACTCATCCTTGTGAGTGTTGACGTGGCAGAAGGAGCTGCTGTAACATTTGATAGTTACGAAACGGAAGATGGTTCAAGGAAATCCGAGTATGGAAAATATATTACCCACAATGGAAAAGAAGTTGGACATGAACATGTTATAAGGTATAACGACGGGATTACGTCAGATCATGTTATTGCAAGCGCTTCGGTGCCTATCAATTATAGTTACACTCGCTTAGAAGTAGAAAGTTATGATGGCCATACCGCTAAATATGAGAAGAATTTGCGCTACTTTTGGGATGGAGGAATAATGAGTAACACTCCATTAACGCAGCTTGTTATACTGCACCGGCTTTATTGGCTAAAAGTAAAGGGGTTAAGGGACACAGTTCCAAAGCTAGGCATAGGAATCGTGAATGTTCACCCAGTTGAACAAGAGACAATTCCTTGGGATCATGATGGTGTAATAAACAGAAGCAATGATATAACTTATTCGGACAGAACAAGCCGAGAGCAACAAGCTTTGTTACTAGTATCAGACTATGTGGATCTTGCAAGGGAATTGATCAAGATCGCAAAAGACGCTGGTGCAAAAGATGATGTCATAAATAATTTGTTAAACAAAAATTCAATGAACCACGGTATGACAATCAAACCTAGAAAATATTCGGACATGTTAGTAGGACAATTTGAAATAGATAAAGTTGTTCGAATAAACCGCAAAAATGATGAGAATACGATATCAAATAAGATATATGATTTTTCACTCAGGACGATTACGCACTTGAAGGAAAGTGGATATAAAAATACCATGGATCTTAGTGATGTTGACTTTGGTTAA
- a CDS encoding protein-tyrosine phosphatase family protein yields MTIIGDVYRWIYGRLLLKPSNFSWIIPGRLACSGLIKTHKEFEWVAKQGVRSIITIREIPLPRKYFKTSKKEKNEKGNIVMDYLHIKVDDHDAPDLDVLIKTIDYLDEHIEQGKPVLIHCNGGHGRTGVLVTGYLMKKEKIPMETALKKVKQLRKRIPHKYRQQEVLKQYGAYLKDKNYLV; encoded by the coding sequence ATGACCATAATTGGAGATGTTTACAGATGGATATATGGTAGACTATTACTAAAGCCATCAAATTTTTCATGGATTATACCTGGTCGACTGGCCTGTTCTGGCCTAATCAAGACTCACAAGGAATTTGAATGGGTTGCAAAACAGGGAGTTAGAAGCATTATAACTATCAGAGAAATTCCTTTACCACGAAAATATTTCAAAACTTCAAAAAAGGAAAAAAACGAGAAGGGTAACATAGTCATGGACTATCTGCACATAAAAGTTGATGACCATGATGCTCCTGATCTTGATGTTCTAATCAAAACAATTGATTATTTGGATGAGCATATTGAACAAGGCAAACCAGTTCTAATTCATTGTAATGGGGGCCACGGAAGGACAGGAGTTCTAGTAACTGGATACTTAATGAAAAAGGAAAAAATCCCCATGGAGACAGCTTTGAAAAAAGTCAAACAGTTACGTAAAAGGATCCCTCATAAATATAGACAACAAGAAGTCTTGAAACAATATGGGGCTTATCTTAAAGATAAAAACTATCTCGTGTAA
- a CDS encoding multicopper oxidase family protein → MEWSIDGGDINPLILHIRPQIKACTLLCTLTISMFALAMFAFDQSSQTAFAQNKTSPLAGMNFSKPVDVWSKDGVLNTTIVAEYKIGKVDNQTTTAMVYNGSLLGPTFHVYPGDRVEIDLVNNLNESTNLHYHGLHVSPANVSDNVLLDVPPGATQHYVLDIPKDHDPGTLWYHSHLHKLSYAQVASGLSGMFIVEGLEKLLPESLQNVTQHTFAMKDFPFDQLFAKTYKLSNTMTMHERLTVNGDVNPTINIKPGETQLWRLANIGPENELTVQLPGNMFYIIAEDGSPVWSVWKNDTLFMSSGKRYDVLVTANGSGPVELVSANNMFTAPYDRHIATINIQQGNQTNGTSASDILGTALIPNRDLSNATVAEHRVLNFSSNDRDWKYYINNKTFDPNRVDITAKLGTVEEWKLVNLDNNSTMYLHPFHIHVNDFQVMSINGKPYDAHGRQDTVDLPIESEVVIRIPFDDFVGKTVYHCHLMFHGDFGMMGLLNIVK, encoded by the coding sequence TTGGAATGGTCAATTGATGGAGGAGATATCAATCCATTGATCCTACACATTAGACCACAAATCAAGGCCTGTACCTTACTTTGTACCCTTACAATCTCGATGTTTGCATTGGCAATGTTTGCGTTTGATCAATCAAGTCAAACGGCTTTTGCCCAAAATAAAACTTCGCCTCTGGCTGGGATGAACTTTTCAAAGCCTGTAGATGTATGGAGTAAAGATGGAGTCTTAAACACTACAATTGTTGCAGAATACAAGATAGGTAAAGTTGATAACCAGACAACCACTGCAATGGTCTATAATGGTTCGCTTCTAGGACCCACATTCCACGTCTATCCAGGAGATAGGGTTGAAATTGATCTGGTAAATAATCTCAATGAGTCTACTAATCTTCATTATCATGGACTTCATGTATCTCCTGCAAATGTATCAGACAACGTACTTCTTGATGTTCCTCCAGGTGCGACACAGCATTATGTTCTCGATATTCCTAAAGATCATGACCCAGGAACTTTATGGTATCATTCACATTTGCATAAACTCTCTTATGCACAAGTTGCATCCGGCCTATCTGGGATGTTTATTGTTGAAGGGTTAGAAAAGCTACTGCCAGAGTCCTTGCAAAATGTAACACAACATACCTTTGCCATGAAAGATTTTCCATTTGACCAACTTTTTGCTAAGACCTATAAATTGAGTAATACAATGACAATGCATGAACGCCTAACTGTTAATGGGGATGTTAATCCTACTATCAACATTAAACCAGGTGAAACCCAGCTTTGGCGTCTTGCAAATATTGGTCCTGAAAACGAACTCACAGTACAACTGCCTGGCAACATGTTCTACATTATAGCAGAAGATGGAAGTCCAGTTTGGAGTGTGTGGAAAAATGATACTCTTTTCATGTCTTCAGGAAAGAGATATGACGTATTGGTAACTGCCAATGGTAGCGGACCAGTTGAATTAGTTTCAGCTAATAACATGTTTACTGCGCCATATGATAGACACATCGCAACCATAAATATACAACAAGGTAATCAAACAAATGGAACATCTGCTTCAGATATATTAGGAACAGCCTTGATTCCAAACCGAGACCTCAGTAATGCTACCGTCGCTGAACATAGGGTCCTTAACTTCTCATCAAACGACCGAGATTGGAAGTACTATATTAATAATAAGACATTTGATCCAAATAGAGTCGACATTACAGCAAAACTTGGAACTGTAGAGGAGTGGAAGTTAGTTAACCTGGATAACAACTCAACGATGTATCTTCATCCATTCCATATTCATGTAAATGATTTTCAGGTAATGTCTATTAACGGAAAACCATATGACGCTCACGGACGCCAAGACACTGTTGATCTTCCAATAGAATCAGAAGTAGTAATTAGAATCCCATTTGATGATTTCGTAGGAAAAACTGTCTATCACTGCCACCTGATGTTCCATGGAGACTTTGGCATGATGGGATTGCTTAATATCGTTAAATAG
- a CDS encoding winged helix-turn-helix transcriptional regulator produces METKGIRQNKTALESGKLPILKENNSCNFYGYDVENLMKETSELRKIITKRGTLEILIPLCCSNDPVRYLTFRKSMKGFSSKTLTIRLKELEKSGILNRQSFNEIPPRVEYRLTPKGQDLVESIINLLQWMRKWSTS; encoded by the coding sequence ATGGAAACTAAAGGAATAAGACAGAATAAAACTGCATTAGAATCAGGTAAATTACCAATACTCAAGGAAAATAATTCTTGTAATTTCTATGGTTATGATGTGGAAAATCTAATGAAAGAAACATCTGAATTAAGAAAGATAATCACTAAAAGGGGGACGCTAGAAATATTGATTCCCCTTTGCTGTTCAAATGACCCAGTCAGATACTTAACATTTAGAAAGTCAATGAAGGGTTTCAGCAGTAAAACTCTCACTATTCGATTAAAGGAATTAGAAAAAAGCGGTATCTTAAACAGGCAATCTTTTAATGAGATCCCTCCCAGAGTAGAATATCGGCTAACTCCTAAAGGTCAAGATCTTGTTGAATCAATTATCAACTTGCTACAATGGATGAGAAAATGGTCGACCAGTTGA
- the arsM gene encoding arsenite methyltransferase, with translation MDKQLQLKEKIKEQYGNIALDGNSNSCCMPSSDCCGTSGIIFSPFTSSKEVGYESDKLNSIPESSVLGVGCGNPTRFADLKEGNIVVDLGSGAGIDVFLAANIVKESGRVIGIDMTENMLYKARENAEKHGYKNVEFRQGDIEQRIPVEDNSVDVVISNCVINLTTNKENTFKEIHRILKSEGKGRMIISDLVTSREMDLDSINTDNWCSCIDGALTKKNYIDSIAKAGFTRIEILDEKLYMELDEDKDKVNQQKRQITSISVKAVKV, from the coding sequence ATGGATAAACAATTACAGTTAAAGGAAAAGATTAAAGAACAATATGGAAATATTGCACTAGACGGAAATTCTAATTCTTGTTGTATGCCCTCTAGCGACTGCTGCGGTACATCAGGAATTATCTTTTCTCCTTTTACTTCATCAAAAGAAGTTGGGTATGAGTCTGACAAGTTAAACTCTATACCGGAATCATCAGTATTGGGAGTAGGATGTGGAAATCCCACAAGATTTGCTGATTTAAAAGAAGGTAATATCGTTGTTGATTTAGGCTCAGGGGCAGGTATTGATGTTTTTCTGGCTGCTAATATTGTAAAAGAAAGTGGGAGGGTCATTGGAATAGACATGACTGAAAACATGCTTTACAAGGCTAGAGAAAATGCAGAAAAACATGGCTACAAAAATGTTGAATTTAGACAAGGAGATATTGAACAAAGAATACCAGTTGAGGATAATTCTGTTGATGTGGTTATTAGCAACTGTGTTATTAATCTGACAACCAACAAGGAAAATACATTCAAAGAAATTCACAGAATTCTTAAATCAGAAGGAAAAGGAAGAATGATTATATCAGATCTGGTTACATCTAGGGAAATGGATCTCGATTCTATTAATACTGATAATTGGTGCAGTTGTATTGATGGTGCATTAACCAAAAAAAACTACATTGATAGTATTGCAAAAGCTGGATTTACCCGCATTGAGATACTAGATGAGAAATTATACATGGAGTTGGATGAAGATAAAGACAAAGTAAATCAACAAAAGAGACAAATTACTAGTATTTCCGTCAAGGCCGTTAAAGTATAA
- a CDS encoding arsenate reductase ArsC yields the protein MKFSFGKKDHNDAKKTVLFVCVQNAGRSQMAEGFFRKYAQKDYAPVSAGTVPTSQINPIAVEVMKEVGIDIRSQKPKDLTEDMMRNSTIIVNMGCMDDKYCPALFLPKVIDWGIEDPKDKPIEKVREIRDEIEKRVSEIIESTKDNKIPI from the coding sequence ATGAAATTTTCATTTGGCAAAAAAGATCATAATGATGCAAAAAAAACCGTCCTGTTTGTATGTGTTCAAAACGCTGGAAGAAGTCAGATGGCAGAAGGTTTCTTCAGAAAATATGCTCAAAAAGACTACGCACCGGTTAGTGCAGGTACAGTTCCTACTTCTCAAATTAATCCGATTGCAGTTGAGGTTATGAAAGAAGTTGGAATAGACATCAGAAGTCAAAAGCCTAAAGATTTAACTGAAGATATGATGCGAAATTCAACAATCATAGTCAATATGGGGTGTATGGACGATAAGTACTGTCCTGCATTATTTTTGCCAAAAGTTATAGACTGGGGTATTGAAGATCCTAAAGACAAACCAATAGAGAAAGTGAGAGAAATAAGAGATGAAATTGAAAAAAGGGTTTCAGAAATAATTGAGTCTACCAAAGACAATAAAATTCCAATTTAA
- a CDS encoding MIP/aquaporin family protein, translating to MSKESTFESAVGKLSTNQKRFIAEVIGTFIAVVLATGSVVIDAKLNGILGLPFIAFAPVVGVAIAVYLFGKISMAHFNPAVSVGFLITKHITGKLFALYLLAEIVGAFLASLFVSIVVGREANLGANAPNYSYPLPLIFGIEVLASALLMAVILTVVYTKGLKGFGGIVIGGIVGLDILFLAVISGASMNPARSLAPAVLSGVWTNLWLYWTATFVGTSLIALIYKKKFE from the coding sequence ATGTCAAAGGAATCGACTTTTGAGTCTGCAGTTGGCAAACTTTCCACCAATCAAAAGAGGTTTATCGCTGAAGTCATAGGTACGTTTATTGCTGTTGTTTTAGCTACGGGTTCAGTAGTTATTGATGCAAAGTTAAATGGCATTCTTGGCTTACCATTTATCGCATTTGCTCCTGTTGTAGGTGTTGCAATAGCTGTATACCTTTTTGGAAAAATCTCGATGGCTCATTTTAATCCTGCTGTATCTGTTGGATTTTTGATTACAAAGCATATTACAGGAAAGCTATTCGCTTTGTACTTGTTAGCAGAAATTGTAGGTGCTTTTTTAGCAAGTCTTTTTGTAAGTATTGTAGTAGGTAGGGAAGCAAACCTAGGAGCTAATGCACCTAATTATTCATATCCTTTACCTTTGATATTTGGAATTGAAGTTTTAGCATCAGCTCTTTTGATGGCGGTGATATTGACAGTAGTTTATACAAAAGGCCTGAAAGGATTTGGAGGTATAGTCATCGGAGGTATCGTTGGATTGGATATCTTATTCTTGGCTGTCATATCTGGGGCATCAATGAATCCTGCCCGTTCATTAGCTCCAGCAGTGTTATCGGGAGTATGGACAAATCTATGGTTGTACTGGACAGCAACGTTTGTTGGTACCTCATTGATCGCTTTGATATATAAAAAGAAGTTTGAATGA
- a CDS encoding YybH family protein, protein MANNTPEELLNRVTECINSKDVDSFISLYEPEASFIDESGESINGREKIGEKIKGYMDMDGKSESFIIKVIHAGDIVLAFRDWNYKASGPDGTPINLGGTAIDVLRKQTDNTWLRVIDSPWGIKK, encoded by the coding sequence ATGGCTAATAATACACCAGAGGAATTACTAAACCGTGTTACGGAATGCATTAACAGTAAGGACGTGGACTCTTTTATTTCCCTATATGAACCAGAAGCTAGTTTTATTGATGAATCAGGAGAAAGTATCAATGGAAGGGAGAAAATTGGAGAAAAAATAAAAGGTTATATGGATATGGATGGAAAATCGGAAAGTTTTATAATAAAAGTTATCCATGCAGGTGACATAGTACTTGCTTTTAGGGATTGGAATTACAAAGCTTCAGGTCCTGATGGAACTCCAATCAACCTAGGTGGAACAGCAATAGACGTACTTCGAAAACAAACTGATAACACCTGGCTCCGTGTTATAGATAGCCCTTGGGGAATTAAAAAATAG
- a CDS encoding integrase yields the protein MSKNAYVSVINNDILQIASGSEPITSYNQIRKRFGDYFVSMNMYYCRKVFATFLRNEGIEPEIIDLLQGRIPNSVFVRHYYRPDPSNFDMIREKLRKLHNLIDA from the coding sequence GTGTCCAAGAACGCGTATGTTAGTGTCATAAACAATGATATATTACAAATTGCTAGTGGATCTGAACCAATTACTTCATATAATCAAATTAGAAAAAGATTCGGAGACTATTTTGTATCGATGAATATGTACTATTGTCGCAAAGTCTTTGCTACCTTCCTAAGGAACGAAGGGATTGAACCAGAGATAATTGATCTGCTTCAAGGGCGTATTCCTAACTCCGTATTTGTCAGACACTATTACCGACCAGATCCCTCAAATTTTGATATGATTAGAGAGAAGTTAAGGAAATTGCATAATTTGATTGATGCATAG
- a CDS encoding class I SAM-dependent methyltransferase, translating to MEQKSVFDNAKAEAFAGKLLEILNGGCLSLLISIGHKTGLFDTLSGLQNPSTSEEIAKKANLNERYVREWLGGMVVGGIVEYFPNEKTYQLPQEHSAFTTRAAGIDNLALFSQYVSLMGLVEDKIVNCFRNGGGVPYSEYPDFQSLQAEETSRVFDFRLIDQILPLAGKDMIDKLRSGAFVLEVGCGRGHALNLMAKAYPNSKFFGYDFSEEGVEAGIKESKEMNLTNVEFEVKDVNTLTDTNKYDLAMAFDTIHDQAHPTTVLSKIYEALKLDGTFLMQDIAASSNIEENIQNPLAPTLYTFSTMHCMTVSLAQDGDGLGTVWGRQMAEQKLREVGFSGPIDVKQIEGDILNYYYVVKKT from the coding sequence ATGGAACAGAAATCTGTATTTGATAATGCCAAAGCTGAAGCATTTGCTGGAAAGTTGTTGGAGATCCTAAATGGTGGCTGTCTCTCACTTTTGATAAGTATTGGCCATAAAACAGGACTATTTGATACATTATCCGGATTACAGAATCCGAGTACATCAGAGGAAATAGCAAAAAAAGCAAATCTCAATGAAAGATATGTTCGAGAATGGTTAGGTGGGATGGTAGTAGGCGGCATTGTTGAATATTTTCCTAACGAAAAAACATACCAATTACCTCAAGAACATTCGGCGTTTACTACAAGAGCTGCGGGAATTGATAACTTGGCTCTTTTTTCTCAGTATGTTTCTTTAATGGGCTTGGTGGAAGACAAGATTGTAAATTGCTTTAGAAATGGGGGAGGAGTTCCTTATTCAGAGTATCCAGATTTTCAATCTCTCCAAGCGGAAGAAACTTCTAGAGTATTTGATTTCAGATTGATAGATCAAATATTACCTTTGGCAGGTAAAGATATGATTGACAAGCTTCGCAGTGGTGCATTTGTACTGGAAGTAGGTTGTGGGCGCGGCCATGCGTTAAACCTTATGGCAAAAGCATACCCTAATAGCAAGTTCTTCGGATATGACTTTTCAGAGGAAGGAGTGGAAGCTGGAATAAAAGAGTCTAAAGAAATGAATCTCACAAATGTTGAATTTGAAGTTAAAGATGTCAACACTCTAACTGATACTAACAAATATGACCTAGCCATGGCCTTTGATACTATTCACGATCAAGCTCATCCTACAACAGTATTATCAAAAATTTATGAAGCCTTAAAACTTGATGGAACCTTTCTAATGCAAGATATTGCTGCTTCCAGTAATATTGAAGAAAACATTCAAAATCCATTGGCCCCCACCCTTTACACGTTCTCAACAATGCACTGTATGACTGTATCGTTGGCTCAAGACGGAGATGGCTTGGGTACAGTTTGGGGGCGACAAATGGCAGAACAAAAGTTAAGAGAGGTCGGCTTTTCAGGACCAATTGATGTAAAACAGATTGAAGGAGATATTTTGAATTACTACTATGTGGTCAAAAAGACCTGA
- a CDS encoding carboxymuconolactone decarboxylase family protein: MNYEETVKEIEDTFGIIPGFMKDAPQDILIQMWPLFKKYQMGESIIPQKYREMMMLAAAAATKCPYCQTYHKEVCKMLGATDEELNELAAIIGMTSFWSNVLHVQNYDYNKFVQELKQMGEHVSKKGNP; this comes from the coding sequence ATGAATTATGAAGAAACTGTAAAGGAGATTGAGGATACATTTGGAATAATACCTGGGTTCATGAAGGATGCTCCACAAGATATTCTTATCCAAATGTGGCCATTGTTTAAGAAATACCAGATGGGAGAATCTATAATTCCTCAAAAGTACAGGGAAATGATGATGTTGGCAGCCGCAGCGGCAACTAAATGTCCGTATTGTCAAACATATCATAAGGAAGTCTGCAAGATGCTGGGCGCCACTGACGAGGAATTAAATGAGCTAGCTGCAATTATCGGAATGACATCATTTTGGAGTAACGTATTACATGTCCAAAACTATGACTATAACAAATTTGTGCAGGAGCTAAAGCAAATGGGAGAACACGTTTCGAAAAAAGGTAATCCTTGA